The Deltaproteobacteria bacterium genome includes a region encoding these proteins:
- a CDS encoding CocE/NonD family hydrolase, translating into MDFLARHPFRGEFWRALAPKLEAITLPMLVCASFSDHGLHTVGSFRPFREARSERKWVYTHRTGKWAAYYAPEVQRLTKDFMDCFVKGDTSSGFLARPPVRLEVRASRDVIHAVRDEREWPLARTEYVPLHLAAVPAPALVATPPAEAATITYPARGGRVVFRQGFAADTELTGYMKLRLWVEARPDGAAPPPDDMVIFVAVSKRDRDGATVHFEGSVGNHYDLVSRGSCRVSRRAIDPARSTPWQPVLTGTSEERLRPGEIVPVEIEIYPSSTFFVVGEALELIVAADEIIPSPPYRKDASCNRGRHVLHVGGRYDAHLLVPRIPAAG; encoded by the coding sequence ATGGACTTCCTCGCGCGCCACCCGTTTCGCGGCGAGTTCTGGCGCGCGCTGGCGCCGAAGCTCGAGGCGATCACCCTGCCGATGCTGGTGTGCGCCTCGTTCTCCGATCACGGGCTCCATACCGTCGGCTCGTTTCGCCCCTTCCGCGAGGCCCGTTCGGAGCGGAAGTGGGTCTACACCCACCGCACCGGCAAGTGGGCGGCCTACTACGCGCCCGAGGTGCAGCGCCTCACGAAGGACTTCATGGACTGCTTCGTCAAAGGCGACACGTCGAGCGGCTTCCTCGCGCGGCCGCCGGTGCGCCTCGAGGTGCGCGCGAGCCGGGACGTGATCCACGCGGTCCGCGACGAGCGGGAGTGGCCGCTCGCCCGCACCGAATACGTCCCTCTGCACCTCGCGGCCGTGCCGGCGCCGGCGCTTGTCGCGACGCCGCCCGCCGAAGCCGCGACGATCACGTATCCGGCGCGCGGCGGGCGCGTCGTCTTCCGCCAGGGGTTCGCGGCCGACACCGAGCTCACCGGCTACATGAAGCTCCGGCTCTGGGTCGAAGCGCGCCCCGACGGCGCCGCACCGCCGCCCGACGACATGGTGATCTTCGTGGCGGTGAGCAAGCGCGACCGCGACGGCGCGACCGTCCACTTCGAGGGCTCGGTCGGGAACCACTACGATCTCGTGAGCCGCGGCTCCTGCCGCGTCTCGCGCCGCGCGATCGATCCCGCGCGCTCGACCCCGTGGCAGCCCGTCCTCACGGGCACGTCGGAAGAGCGCCTGCGGCCTGGCGAGATCGTGCCCGTCGAGATCGAGATCTACCCGAGCAGCACCTTCTTCGTCGTGGGCGAGGCCCTCGAGCTGATCGTGGCCGCCGACGAGATCATCCCGTCGCCGCCGTATCGGAAGGACGCGTCCTGCAACCGCGGACGCCACGTGCTGCACGTGGGCGGCCGGTACGACGCCCACCTCCTCGTGCCGCGCATCCCCGCGGCGGGGTGA
- a CDS encoding Uma2 family endonuclease has translation MTSAAQRPLITEEEFLRLPESTSKIELVDGEVVVSSSPGYWHQEVLARIVVALRSWASKRKSPVTVGQAPLDMHFAPGRILQPDAFVLFGRIPRAHQGPIDRVPELCIEVLSSDRLYDRVTKRLLYAAAGVQEYWVVEPAGAVERWSGRGLARAAALRQRLATPLLPGFDLNLPRVFATKLR, from the coding sequence ATGACGTCCGCCGCTCAGCGTCCGTTGATCACCGAGGAGGAGTTCCTTCGCCTGCCGGAGTCGACCTCGAAGATCGAGCTCGTGGATGGGGAGGTCGTCGTGTCGTCGAGCCCGGGCTACTGGCACCAGGAGGTCCTGGCGCGCATCGTCGTGGCCCTCCGTTCGTGGGCGAGCAAGCGGAAGAGCCCGGTGACGGTCGGGCAGGCGCCGCTCGACATGCACTTCGCACCCGGGCGGATTCTCCAGCCGGACGCCTTCGTGCTTTTCGGCCGGATCCCACGTGCGCACCAAGGTCCGATCGATCGCGTCCCCGAGCTCTGCATCGAGGTTCTGTCCAGCGACCGTCTGTACGACCGAGTGACCAAGCGACTGCTCTATGCCGCGGCCGGTGTCCAGGAGTACTGGGTGGTCGAGCCGGCTGGGGCCGTCGAGCGATGGTCGGGACGGGGGCTCGCGCGGGCGGCGGCGTTGCGGCAGCGGTTGGCGACGCCGCTGTTGCCGGGATTCGATCTGAACTTGCCGCGCGTATTTGCGACGAAGCTCAGGTAG